The following are encoded in a window of Methylocystis rosea genomic DNA:
- a CDS encoding SDR family oxidoreductase, producing the protein MKAVVVTGASTGIGASCVSLLVEKGFLVFASVRKDSDAAALTARHGVSVIPLFFDVTDADSIAAAARDVEARLGDETLAGLVNNAGVAVPGPLLHLPIDDFRRQIEVNLIGQLRIIQAFAPLLGAQRRGAPGRIVNMSSVAGRVAAPFLGAYAASKFGLEGMSDALRRELIVYGVDVVLIEPGMIATPIWDKAEETDLAMFEGTTYAAPGGRMLKWLVEAGRHAPGPDVVARAVLRALTAPRPPIRIPVLRNRFTDYTLRSLLPARLVDWLTARRLGLLPK; encoded by the coding sequence ATGAAGGCCGTGGTCGTGACCGGCGCCTCGACCGGGATCGGCGCGTCCTGCGTCAGCCTACTGGTCGAGAAGGGGTTTCTCGTCTTCGCATCGGTCCGTAAGGATTCCGACGCCGCCGCGCTCACGGCTCGACACGGCGTGTCCGTCATTCCGCTGTTCTTCGACGTGACCGACGCCGACTCCATCGCGGCCGCGGCGCGCGACGTCGAAGCCCGGCTCGGCGACGAAACGCTCGCGGGCCTCGTCAACAATGCCGGCGTCGCCGTTCCCGGCCCGCTGCTGCATCTGCCGATCGACGACTTTCGGCGCCAGATCGAGGTCAATCTGATCGGCCAGCTTCGAATCATCCAGGCATTTGCGCCCCTGCTCGGCGCGCAGCGGCGCGGCGCGCCCGGCCGCATCGTCAATATGAGTTCGGTCGCCGGTCGCGTCGCCGCGCCTTTTCTCGGCGCCTACGCCGCATCGAAATTCGGGTTAGAGGGCATGTCGGACGCGCTGCGGCGCGAGCTGATCGTCTATGGCGTCGATGTCGTCCTGATCGAGCCGGGGATGATCGCCACGCCGATCTGGGACAAGGCCGAAGAGACTGATCTTGCTATGTTCGAGGGCACGACCTATGCCGCGCCTGGGGGGAGGATGCTGAAATGGCTTGTGGAGGCAGGCCGCCACGCGCCAGGCCCCGACGTCGTCGCGCGCGCCGTGTTGCGGGCGCTGACGGCCCCGCGCCCGCCCATCCGTATCCCAGTGTTAAGAAATCGCTTTACTGACTACACGCTGCGCAGCCTATTGCCGGCGCGGCTCGTCGACTGGCTGACGGCGCGCCGGCTCGGCCTGCTGCCGAAATAG
- a CDS encoding VOC family protein, translating into MSNADDCGAPPKHGAVCWNELNVRDVERAKKFYSQTLGWSFEGIPMEGFTYWIISSQGARVGGMFEMKGPELAGVPEHWLTYIGVDDVDARLEKAKAAGAIICKDALEIPGVGRMAVLQQPGGAFVAWMTPKPPSA; encoded by the coding sequence ATGTCCAACGCCGATGACTGTGGCGCGCCGCCGAAACATGGCGCGGTTTGCTGGAACGAACTCAATGTCCGCGACGTCGAGCGCGCGAAGAAGTTTTACAGCCAAACTCTCGGCTGGAGCTTCGAGGGCATCCCGATGGAGGGCTTCACATACTGGATCATCAGTTCGCAGGGCGCGCGGGTCGGCGGCATGTTCGAGATGAAAGGCCCGGAACTGGCGGGCGTTCCAGAACATTGGCTGACCTATATCGGCGTCGATGACGTGGACGCCCGCCTGGAGAAGGCCAAGGCCGCCGGGGCCATCATCTGCAAGGACGCCTTGGAGATCCCCGGCGTCGGCCGCATGGCGGTGCTGCAACAGCCGGGCGGCGCCTTCGTCGCCTGGATGACGCCAAAACCGCCTAGCGCCTAG
- the ispG gene encoding flavodoxin-dependent (E)-4-hydroxy-3-methylbut-2-enyl-diphosphate synthase, with product MNEAASETRLPDPVVAEPAPRRRTCAVAIGAGPGAVIVGGGAPVVVQSMTNTDTADVESTVTQVLALAQQGSELVRITVDRDEAAAAVPHIFEKLAQKGCHVPLVGDFHYIGHKLLADHPACGEALAKYRINPGNVGFKEKKDKQFASIVELAAKHGKAVRIGANWGSLDQELLTYLMDLNHASDRPLDARAVTREALVRSALMSARRAEEIGLPKNRIVISAKVSAVQDLIAVYRMLAARSDYALHLGLTEAGMGSKGVVASSAALGVLLQDGIGDTIRVSLTPEPGGDRALEVRVAQEILQTMGFRTFVPLVAACPGCGRTTSTVFQELARDIQAHIRERMAAWRAQYPGVETLNVAVMGCIVNGPGESKHADIGISLPGTGETPAAPVFIDGKKAMTLRGEGIAEEFTRIVDDYIVRRFGGGAKGEAAE from the coding sequence ATGAACGAAGCCGCATCAGAGACCCGTCTGCCCGACCCCGTCGTCGCCGAACCGGCGCCCCGCCGGCGCACATGCGCGGTGGCTATTGGCGCGGGCCCCGGCGCGGTGATCGTCGGCGGCGGCGCGCCGGTCGTCGTCCAGTCCATGACCAACACCGACACCGCGGATGTCGAATCGACCGTGACGCAGGTTCTGGCGCTGGCGCAGCAGGGCTCGGAGCTGGTGCGCATCACCGTCGATCGCGACGAGGCGGCGGCGGCCGTGCCGCATATTTTCGAGAAGCTCGCGCAGAAGGGATGCCACGTCCCGCTGGTCGGCGATTTCCATTACATCGGCCACAAGCTTCTCGCCGATCATCCCGCCTGCGGCGAGGCGCTCGCCAAATACCGCATCAATCCCGGCAATGTCGGCTTCAAGGAAAAGAAGGACAAGCAGTTCGCCTCGATCGTCGAACTTGCCGCCAAGCACGGCAAGGCGGTGCGGATCGGCGCCAATTGGGGCTCGCTGGACCAGGAGCTACTAACCTATCTCATGGATTTGAACCACGCCTCGGACCGGCCGCTCGACGCTCGGGCCGTGACCCGCGAGGCGCTGGTCCGCTCGGCGCTGATGTCGGCGCGGCGCGCCGAAGAAATCGGCCTGCCGAAAAACCGCATCGTCATTTCGGCGAAGGTCTCGGCCGTGCAGGACCTCATCGCCGTCTATCGCATGCTGGCGGCGCGCAGCGACTATGCGCTGCATCTTGGCCTCACCGAAGCCGGCATGGGCTCGAAGGGCGTCGTCGCGTCCTCGGCCGCGCTCGGCGTGCTGCTGCAGGACGGCATCGGCGATACGATCCGCGTGTCGCTGACGCCCGAACCCGGCGGCGACCGCGCGCTCGAAGTGCGCGTCGCCCAGGAAATTCTGCAGACCATGGGCTTTCGCACCTTCGTGCCGCTCGTCGCGGCCTGCCCCGGGTGCGGGCGCACCACCTCGACCGTCTTTCAGGAACTCGCGCGCGACATCCAGGCGCATATCCGCGAGCGGATGGCGGCCTGGCGCGCGCAATATCCAGGCGTCGAGACGCTCAATGTGGCGGTGATGGGCTGCATCGTGAACGGTCCCGGCGAGTCGAAACACGCCGACATCGGCATTTCGCTGCCCGGCACCGGGGAGACTCCGGCCGCGCCCGTCTTCATCGACGGCAAGAAGGCGATGACCTTGCGCGGCGAGGGCATCGCCGAGGAATTCACCCGCATCGTCGACGATTACATCGTGCGCCGCTTTGGCGGCGGCGCGAAGGGCGAAGCGGCGGAGTAG
- a CDS encoding uracil-DNA glycosylase, which produces MAPSSTPETRAALRALLDWYVESGVDLGLDETPHDRYADSARAAVAQRPQALDTRAPPIPLQPQGADPPRRAAAPIAAPDEAVRAAEQEASSARDLDELAARLADFPHAPFRDMAQHFLFGAGAPAARLMAFDAAPGVTEETSGEAFSGLSAKLLDNMLAAIGFDRSSAALAYVSPWRPPGDRALSPHEAAIFAPFARRRVELARPDVLLIFGEAPARIMLTTNEPVGKLRGKAFEARCGAHVARAFVFSSLEAMLKSAALKPAAWRDLRRVAAALQEHC; this is translated from the coding sequence ATGGCTCCATCTTCCACGCCTGAAACCCGCGCCGCGCTCCGGGCGCTTCTCGACTGGTATGTCGAGAGCGGCGTCGATCTTGGGCTCGACGAGACGCCGCACGACCGCTACGCCGATAGCGCGCGGGCTGCCGTGGCGCAGCGCCCCCAGGCGTTGGACACAAGAGCGCCGCCGATCCCGTTACAGCCACAGGGCGCCGACCCCCCGCGCCGCGCCGCGGCGCCGATCGCCGCGCCGGATGAGGCCGTTCGCGCCGCGGAGCAGGAGGCGTCCAGCGCGCGCGATCTTGACGAACTCGCCGCGCGTCTCGCCGATTTTCCGCACGCGCCCTTTCGCGACATGGCGCAGCATTTTCTGTTCGGCGCCGGCGCGCCGGCAGCGCGACTCATGGCGTTCGACGCCGCGCCGGGCGTGACGGAAGAAACAAGCGGCGAGGCGTTCAGCGGGCTTTCGGCGAAACTCCTCGACAATATGCTGGCGGCGATTGGCTTCGATCGCTCAAGCGCTGCTCTCGCCTATGTCTCGCCCTGGCGCCCGCCCGGCGATCGCGCGCTCAGCCCGCACGAAGCGGCGATCTTCGCGCCATTCGCGCGACGCCGGGTCGAATTGGCGCGGCCTGACGTTCTGCTGATTTTTGGCGAAGCGCCGGCGCGGATCATGCTGACGACCAACGAGCCGGTGGGAAAGCTGCGCGGCAAGGCGTTTGAAGCGCGCTGCGGCGCGCATGTCGCGCGCGCCTTCGTTTTTTCCAGTCTTGAGGCGATGCTGAAGAGCGCGGCGTTGAAGCCCGCCGCCTGGCGCGATCTGCGACGGGTCGCGGCGGCGCTGCAAGAGCATTGCTAG
- a CDS encoding YbdD/YjiX family protein, which translates to MNCTICSLPGLDLNRLARKLRDGAKLMVGQGDYDAYVAHVRALHDGEAIMTRDEFFRARENARFGAGGERAFRCC; encoded by the coding sequence ATGAATTGCACGATCTGCAGCCTGCCGGGGCTTGATCTCAATCGTCTCGCGCGCAAGCTGCGCGACGGCGCGAAGCTGATGGTCGGGCAGGGCGATTACGACGCCTATGTCGCGCATGTCCGCGCGCTCCACGACGGCGAGGCGATCATGACGCGCGACGAATTTTTCCGGGCGCGCGAGAATGCGCGTTTCGGCGCCGGCGGCGAGCGCGCGTTTCGCTGCTGTTGA
- a CDS encoding carbon starvation CstA family protein: MSIINIADSRQTLKLFPWALVFALVLFSLYTLAVSRGENVNAMWLVTAAIGTYAIGYRFYSRFIAERVLGLDARRRTPAHRRNDGLDYVPTDKWVLFGHHFAAIAGAGPLVGPVLAAQMGYLPGTLWLLTGVIFAGAVQDFLVLFISTRRDGRSLGDLIKTEMGRVPGVIAMIGILTIMIILLAVLALVVVKALADSPWGAFTVLATLPIAVFMGVYGRYLRPGRIGEMSAIGFVLLLLSIALGRTVSESALLAPLFSFKAETLAFMLIGYGFVASVLPVWLLLAPRDYLSTFLKIGTILSLAIGIFIVWPDLQMPAVSRFIDGTGPVFAGSVFPFLFITIACGAVSGFHALVSSGTTPKMIGDETQTRFIGYGAMLMESFVAVMALIAASVLEPGVYFAMNSAPALIGATPDSAAAAISSWGFAVTPETLSGVAAEVGEKTILSRTGGAPTLAVGMAHILSSAVGGSAAKAFWYHFAILFEALFILTTIDAGTRVARFMIQDLFGAFFPAFGNTRAWAPNLAATAIAVSGWGYFLYQGVIDPLGGINTLWPLFGIANQMLAAIALTLCVVVLYRMKRERYAFVAIAPTAWLYICTLTAAFEKIFHEDPRIGFLAHARKFAAAANKDQLLAPAKTLAEMQRVIFNDYVDATLCAIYVALVLAMLGFAIRAIRAARAAEHVTTRETEDELHDLQPAGA; encoded by the coding sequence ATGTCGATCATCAACATCGCCGACAGCCGTCAGACGTTGAAGCTGTTTCCCTGGGCGCTTGTGTTCGCCCTCGTGCTGTTCTCGCTTTACACGCTCGCGGTCTCACGCGGCGAGAACGTCAACGCCATGTGGCTCGTCACGGCGGCGATCGGAACCTACGCCATCGGCTATCGCTTCTATTCGCGCTTCATCGCCGAGCGGGTGCTGGGGCTCGATGCGCGCCGCCGCACCCCCGCGCATCGGCGCAACGACGGGCTCGATTATGTGCCGACCGACAAATGGGTGTTGTTTGGCCACCATTTCGCGGCCATCGCCGGCGCCGGCCCCCTAGTGGGGCCGGTGCTCGCGGCGCAAATGGGCTATCTGCCCGGAACCTTGTGGCTTTTGACCGGCGTCATTTTCGCCGGCGCCGTGCAGGATTTTCTCGTCCTGTTCATCTCGACGCGCCGCGACGGGCGCTCGCTCGGCGATCTCATCAAGACCGAGATGGGCCGCGTGCCGGGCGTCATCGCCATGATCGGCATTCTCACCATCATGATCATCCTGCTGGCGGTGCTGGCGCTCGTCGTGGTCAAGGCGCTCGCGGATAGTCCCTGGGGCGCGTTCACCGTTCTGGCGACGCTGCCGATCGCCGTTTTCATGGGCGTCTACGGCCGCTATCTGCGGCCCGGGCGCATCGGGGAAATGTCGGCGATCGGCTTCGTTCTGCTGCTCCTGAGCATCGCGCTCGGCCGCACCGTGTCGGAGAGCGCGTTGCTCGCGCCGCTCTTCTCCTTCAAGGCCGAGACCCTCGCCTTCATGCTCATCGGCTATGGCTTCGTCGCCTCCGTCTTGCCGGTGTGGCTGTTGCTCGCGCCGCGCGACTATCTGTCGACCTTTCTGAAGATCGGCACGATCCTGTCGCTCGCGATCGGCATTTTCATCGTCTGGCCCGACCTCCAGATGCCGGCGGTCAGCCGCTTCATCGACGGCACCGGCCCGGTCTTCGCCGGCAGCGTCTTCCCGTTTCTGTTCATCACCATCGCTTGCGGCGCCGTGTCGGGCTTTCATGCGCTTGTGTCCTCCGGCACGACGCCTAAGATGATCGGCGACGAAACGCAGACCCGCTTCATCGGCTATGGCGCAATGCTGATGGAGTCCTTCGTCGCGGTCATGGCGCTGATCGCCGCAAGCGTGCTGGAGCCCGGCGTCTATTTCGCTATGAACAGCGCGCCGGCGCTGATCGGCGCGACGCCGGACTCCGCCGCGGCGGCGATCTCTTCATGGGGCTTCGCGGTCACCCCGGAGACGCTGTCGGGCGTCGCCGCCGAAGTCGGCGAGAAGACGATTCTGTCGCGCACCGGCGGCGCGCCGACGCTCGCCGTCGGCATGGCGCATATTCTCTCTTCCGCCGTCGGCGGCTCGGCGGCGAAAGCCTTCTGGTATCATTTCGCGATTCTTTTCGAGGCGCTGTTCATCCTGACCACGATCGACGCCGGCACGCGCGTCGCGCGCTTCATGATCCAGGATCTCTTCGGCGCCTTTTTTCCCGCCTTCGGGAATACGCGCGCCTGGGCCCCGAACCTCGCCGCCACCGCCATCGCCGTGAGCGGCTGGGGCTATTTCCTCTATCAGGGGGTGATCGATCCGCTCGGCGGGATCAACACGCTGTGGCCGTTGTTCGGCATCGCCAATCAGATGCTCGCGGCGATCGCGCTGACGCTGTGCGTCGTCGTGCTCTATCGGATGAAGCGCGAGCGCTACGCCTTTGTCGCTATCGCGCCGACGGCGTGGCTCTATATCTGCACGCTGACGGCGGCCTTCGAGAAAATCTTCCATGAGGATCCGCGCATCGGCTTTCTGGCGCATGCGAGAAAATTCGCCGCCGCCGCCAATAAGGATCAGCTGCTGGCGCCGGCGAAGACTCTCGCCGAGATGCAGCGCGTCATCTTCAACGACTATGTCGACGCGACGCTTTGCGCGATCTATGTCGCGCTGGTTCTGGCGATGCTCGGCTTCGCCATCAGAGCCATCCGCGCCGCGCGCGCCGCTGAGCATGTCACCACGCGGGAGACCGAGGATGAATTGCACGATCTGCAGCCTGCCGGGGCTTGA
- a CDS encoding DUF1810 domain-containing protein: protein MTGASDDPYNLARFVVAQDPIYAAATAELAAGRKRSHWMWFVFPQLEGLGASAMAQRYAIRSLTEAHAYLAHPLLGARLKECVGLVNKVGGRSAHEIFGSPDDLKFHSSMTLFAAAAPQEPLFGEALHKYFAGRRDPLTLAKL from the coding sequence ATGACCGGCGCCTCGGACGATCCTTACAACCTCGCCCGCTTCGTCGTGGCGCAGGATCCGATCTATGCGGCCGCGACGGCGGAACTCGCCGCCGGCCGCAAGCGCAGCCACTGGATGTGGTTCGTTTTTCCGCAGCTCGAAGGCCTGGGCGCAAGCGCCATGGCGCAGCGCTACGCCATCCGCTCGCTGACCGAGGCGCACGCCTATCTCGCGCATCCCCTATTGGGCGCCCGGCTCAAAGAATGCGTCGGACTCGTCAACAAAGTCGGGGGCCGCAGCGCGCATGAAATCTTCGGCTCTCCCGATGATTTGAAGTTTCATTCGTCGATGACGTTGTTTGCGGCGGCGGCGCCGCAAGAGCCGCTTTTCGGCGAGGCTCTGCACAAATATTTCGCCGGCCGCCGCGATCCCTTGACCCTCGCAAAATTATAA
- the metH gene encoding methionine synthase produces the protein MTFETSHGPNILKALDEAASRRILILDGAMGTMIQRHKFEEGDFRGARFTDHAKDLRGNNDLLTLTQPDAIKAIHVAYLEAGADIIETNTFSSTTIAQADYGLEHLAFELNCEGARLARAAADEVAAKTGVRRFVAGSLGPTNRTASISPDVSNPGFRAVTFDELRAAYKEAALGLLEGGADILLVETVFDTLNAKAALYALEDAFDEVGTRFPIMISGTITDLSGRTLSGQTAVAFWNSLAHARPFSIGFNCALGAREMRQHIAEIGRIADTRVCAFPNAGLPNEFGLYDESPEYMAELVGEFATAGLVNVLGGCCGTTPDHIAAIAGAVKGVAPRVIPIIEPMLRLSGLEPFTLTKDIPFVNVGERTNVTGSAKFRKLITNGDYAAALDVARDQVANGAQVIDVNMDEGLLDSERAMVEFLNLVAAEPDIARVPVMVDSSKFAVIEAGLKCLQGKGVVNSISMKEGEEKFIADAQKVRRYGAAVVVMAFDEKGQADTFARKTEICTRAYKILTEIVGFPPQDIIFDPNIFAVATGIEEHENYGVDFIEATRVIKRDLPHVHVSGGVSNLSFSFRGNEPVREAMHSVFLYHAIQAGMDMGIVNAGQLAVYGEIDPELRELCEDVVLNRRKDSTERLVEIAEKFKGAAGKTQEKDAAWRENTVEKRLEYALVNGVTDYVEADVEEARQRSTRPLDVIEGPLMTGMNVVGDLFGSGKMFLPQVVKSARVMKQAVAYLMPFMEADKSERSTAGKILLATVKGDVHDIGKNIVGVVLGCNNFEVIDLGVMTPCAKILEVAKKEKVDLIGLSGLITPSLDEMCFVASELEREGLDTPLLIGGATTSRVHTAVKISPNYRRGQAVYVTDASRAVGVAQALVSDKTRPDYVAQTRLEYERLAEAHARAQADKLRVPLTQARANAYKIDWAAYEPPKPSFSGARAFASYDVGELVPYIDWTPFFQTWEFKGRYPSLLDDPERGEAARTLYDDARAMLKRIVEERWFTPKAVIGFWPANSVGDDIALYNGESRNERIATLHTLRQQLPKRDGKANLALADFVAPEESGKADYVGAFVVTAGAEEEKISARYARANDDYGSIMVKALADRIAEAFAERMHERVRKEFWGYAREENFAPEALTTEPYAGIRPAPGYPAQPDHTEKATIFDLLSVEKRTGVKLTESYAMTPAASVSGLYVAHPSAHYFGVAKIERDQVEDYARRKGMEAREVERWLAPILNYTPLAAEAAE, from the coding sequence ATGACCTTCGAGACATCTCACGGCCCGAATATTTTGAAAGCTCTTGACGAGGCGGCGTCGCGCCGGATCCTCATTCTCGACGGCGCGATGGGCACGATGATCCAGCGCCACAAATTCGAGGAGGGCGATTTTCGCGGCGCGCGCTTCACAGATCACGCCAAGGATCTGCGTGGCAACAATGACCTGCTGACGCTGACGCAGCCCGACGCGATCAAGGCGATCCATGTCGCCTATCTCGAAGCCGGCGCCGACATCATCGAGACCAACACGTTTTCGTCGACGACAATTGCTCAGGCCGACTACGGGCTTGAGCATCTCGCGTTCGAACTCAATTGCGAGGGCGCGCGGCTGGCGCGGGCGGCGGCCGACGAAGTCGCGGCGAAGACCGGCGTGCGCCGCTTCGTCGCCGGTTCGCTTGGCCCAACCAATCGCACCGCGTCGATCTCGCCCGACGTGTCGAATCCGGGCTTCCGCGCCGTCACCTTCGACGAGCTGCGCGCCGCCTATAAGGAAGCGGCGCTCGGCCTCCTCGAAGGCGGCGCCGACATTCTGCTCGTCGAAACCGTTTTCGACACGCTGAACGCCAAGGCGGCGCTCTATGCGCTCGAGGACGCGTTCGACGAGGTCGGAACCCGTTTTCCGATCATGATCTCCGGCACCATCACCGATCTCTCGGGCAGGACCCTGTCCGGTCAGACCGCGGTCGCCTTCTGGAATTCGCTCGCCCACGCCAGGCCTTTTTCGATCGGCTTCAACTGCGCGCTCGGCGCCCGCGAGATGCGTCAGCATATCGCCGAGATCGGCCGCATCGCCGATACGCGCGTCTGCGCCTTCCCCAACGCCGGCCTCCCCAATGAATTCGGGCTTTATGACGAAAGCCCCGAATATATGGCGGAGCTCGTCGGCGAATTCGCAACCGCCGGTCTTGTCAATGTGCTTGGCGGCTGCTGCGGCACGACGCCGGACCATATCGCCGCGATCGCCGGCGCCGTGAAAGGCGTCGCTCCGCGCGTGATCCCGATCATCGAGCCGATGCTGCGTCTTTCTGGATTGGAGCCCTTCACGCTCACCAAGGACATTCCCTTCGTCAATGTCGGCGAGCGCACCAATGTCACCGGTTCGGCGAAGTTCCGCAAGCTCATCACCAACGGCGACTATGCCGCGGCGCTCGATGTCGCGCGCGATCAGGTGGCGAACGGCGCGCAGGTCATCGACGTCAATATGGACGAAGGCCTGCTCGATTCCGAACGCGCCATGGTGGAATTCCTCAACCTCGTCGCCGCCGAACCCGACATCGCCCGCGTGCCGGTGATGGTCGATTCATCCAAATTCGCGGTGATTGAAGCCGGCCTCAAATGTCTGCAGGGCAAGGGCGTCGTCAATTCGATCTCGATGAAGGAAGGCGAAGAGAAATTTATCGCCGACGCGCAGAAAGTGCGCCGCTATGGCGCCGCCGTCGTGGTCATGGCCTTCGATGAAAAGGGCCAGGCCGACACCTTCGCCCGCAAGACCGAGATTTGCACGCGGGCCTATAAAATCTTGACCGAGATCGTCGGCTTTCCGCCCCAGGACATCATCTTCGATCCCAATATTTTCGCCGTCGCGACGGGCATCGAGGAGCATGAGAATTACGGCGTCGATTTCATCGAAGCGACGCGCGTCATCAAGCGCGACCTGCCGCATGTGCATGTGTCGGGCGGCGTGTCGAACCTGTCCTTCTCATTCCGCGGCAATGAGCCCGTGCGCGAGGCGATGCATTCGGTGTTCCTCTATCACGCCATTCAGGCGGGGATGGATATGGGCATCGTCAACGCCGGCCAGCTTGCGGTCTATGGCGAGATTGATCCCGAGCTGCGCGAGCTTTGCGAAGACGTGGTCTTGAACCGCCGTAAGGATTCGACCGAGCGCCTCGTCGAAATTGCTGAAAAATTTAAGGGCGCCGCCGGCAAAACCCAGGAAAAGGACGCCGCCTGGCGCGAGAACACCGTCGAGAAGCGTCTCGAATATGCGCTCGTGAACGGCGTCACCGATTATGTCGAAGCGGATGTGGAAGAGGCGCGTCAGCGCTCCACGCGCCCGCTTGACGTGATCGAAGGCCCGCTGATGACCGGCATGAATGTCGTCGGCGATCTCTTTGGCTCGGGCAAAATGTTCCTGCCGCAGGTCGTCAAGTCGGCGCGCGTGATGAAACAGGCGGTCGCCTATCTCATGCCCTTCATGGAGGCCGACAAGAGCGAGCGCTCCACTGCCGGCAAAATCCTGCTGGCGACGGTGAAGGGCGACGTTCACGACATCGGCAAGAATATCGTCGGCGTCGTGCTCGGCTGCAACAACTTCGAGGTGATCGACCTTGGCGTGATGACGCCTTGCGCAAAAATTCTCGAAGTCGCCAAGAAGGAAAAGGTCGATCTCATCGGTCTTTCCGGCCTCATCACGCCATCGCTTGACGAGATGTGCTTCGTCGCCTCTGAGCTTGAGCGCGAAGGTCTCGACACGCCGCTTCTCATCGGCGGCGCGACGACGAGCCGCGTGCATACGGCGGTGAAGATCAGTCCCAATTATCGACGCGGCCAGGCGGTCTATGTCACCGACGCGAGCCGCGCCGTTGGCGTCGCGCAGGCGCTCGTCTCCGACAAGACGCGCCCCGATTATGTCGCGCAGACCCGACTTGAGTATGAGCGCCTCGCGGAGGCGCATGCCCGCGCGCAGGCCGACAAGCTGCGGGTGCCGCTCACGCAGGCGCGCGCCAACGCTTATAAAATTGACTGGGCCGCCTATGAGCCGCCGAAGCCCTCCTTTAGCGGCGCGCGCGCCTTTGCGAGCTATGACGTTGGCGAACTCGTTCCCTACATCGACTGGACGCCGTTCTTCCAGACCTGGGAATTCAAGGGGCGCTATCCGTCGCTGCTCGACGATCCCGAGCGCGGCGAGGCGGCGCGCACGCTGTACGACGACGCCCGCGCCATGCTGAAGCGGATTGTCGAGGAGCGCTGGTTCACGCCCAAAGCCGTCATCGGCTTCTGGCCAGCGAATTCGGTCGGCGACGACATCGCGCTCTACAATGGCGAGTCGCGCAATGAGCGGATCGCGACGCTGCACACGCTGCGCCAGCAATTGCCCAAGCGCGACGGGAAGGCCAATCTCGCGCTCGCCGATTTCGTCGCGCCCGAGGAGAGCGGCAAGGCCGATTACGTCGGCGCCTTCGTCGTCACCGCCGGCGCGGAAGAAGAAAAGATCTCCGCGCGCTACGCCCGCGCCAATGACGACTATGGCTCGATCATGGTCAAGGCGCTCGCCGATCGTATCGCCGAGGCCTTCGCCGAGCGCATGCATGAGCGCGTGCGCAAAGAGTTTTGGGGCTATGCGCGTGAAGAGAATTTCGCGCCCGAAGCGCTGACCACCGAACCCTACGCCGGCATTCGTCCGGCGCCCGGCTATCCGGCGCAGCCCGATCACACCGAAAAGGCGACGATCTTCGATCTGCTCAGCGTCGAAAAACGCACCGGCGTGAAGCTGACCGAAAGTTACGCCATGACGCCGGCCGCTTCCGTCAGCGGGCTCTATGTGGCGCATCCGAGCGCGCATTATTTCGGCGTCGCCAAGATCGAACGCGATCAGGTCGAAGATTACGCCCGCCGTAAGGGCATGGAGGCGCGCGAGGTCGAACGCTGGCTCGCGCCCATTCTCAACTACACGCCTTTAGCGGCTGAAGCGGCGGAGTGA
- the metF gene encoding methylenetetrahydrofolate reductase [NAD(P)H] encodes MFNALHPTASPNQFAISYEFFPPKTPEMETQLWQTINRLAALRPHFVSVTYGAGGTTRERTHSIVARIVRETEMKPAAHLTCVSAAREDIDAILRDYWDAGVRHIVALRGDPPTGVGSRFEAHPKGYAHSTDLVRGIRRIGDFEISVSTYPEGHPESASIEQDLDALQAKVDAGATRAITQFFFDNDVYFKFLDKARGRGITIPIVPGIMPIRNFKQVAGFAQKAGASVPRWLAERFDGLDEDPETRALIAATTAVEQVMSLARAGVNEFHFYTNNRADLVFAICHLLGVRPLREKALA; translated from the coding sequence ATGTTTAACGCTCTTCATCCCACGGCCTCGCCCAATCAGTTTGCGATCTCCTATGAATTCTTCCCGCCCAAAACGCCGGAGATGGAGACGCAGCTCTGGCAGACGATCAATCGACTTGCGGCGCTGAGGCCGCATTTCGTTTCCGTGACCTATGGCGCCGGCGGCACCACCCGCGAGCGCACCCATTCGATCGTCGCGCGCATCGTGCGCGAGACCGAAATGAAGCCTGCCGCGCATCTCACCTGCGTTTCCGCCGCGCGCGAAGACATCGACGCGATCCTGCGCGACTATTGGGACGCCGGCGTTCGCCATATCGTGGCGCTGCGCGGCGATCCGCCGACCGGCGTCGGCTCGCGATTTGAGGCGCATCCGAAGGGCTACGCCCATTCGACTGATCTCGTGAGAGGCATTCGCCGGATTGGCGATTTTGAGATTTCGGTCTCGACCTATCCTGAAGGCCATCCTGAAAGCGCCTCGATCGAACAGGATCTCGACGCGCTTCAGGCGAAGGTCGACGCTGGCGCGACGCGCGCCATTACGCAGTTTTTCTTCGACAATGACGTCTACTTCAAATTCCTCGACAAAGCGCGCGGGCGGGGGATCACCATTCCGATCGTGCCGGGCATCATGCCGATCCGCAATTTCAAACAGGTTGCGGGTTTTGCGCAAAAGGCCGGGGCGAGCGTGCCGCGCTGGCTCGCCGAGCGCTTCGACGGACTCGACGAAGACCCGGAGACGCGCGCGCTCATCGCCGCGACGACCGCCGTCGAACAGGTGATGAGCCTGGCGCGCGCCGGCGTGAATGAATTCCACTTCTACACAAATAATCGCGCCGACCTCGTCTTCGCCATTTGCCACTTGCTCGGCGTTCGTCCTCTTCGCGAAAAGGCTCTTGCATGA